From a single Ascaphus truei isolate aAscTru1 chromosome 2, aAscTru1.hap1, whole genome shotgun sequence genomic region:
- the NXPH1 gene encoding neurexophilin-1: MQAVYWFSVLLLQSTIHLVTCTNSTNGEKIASLKTGSSISTLKHIWTESKKDLSISRLLSQTFHGKENQTALDMRYDTPEPYTEQELWDWLRNSTDLQEPRPRAKRRPIVKTGKFKKMFGWGDFHSNIKTVKLNLLITGKIVDHGNGTFSVYFRHNSTGQGNVSVSLVPPTKIVEFDLTQQSVIDAKDSKSFNCRIEYEKVDKATKNTLCNYDPSKTCYQEQTQSHVSWLCSKPFKVICIYISFYSTDYKLVQKVCPDYNYHSDTPYFPSG, translated from the coding sequence GTGACGTGTACAAATTCAACAAATGGTGAGAAAATTGCAAGCTTAAAAACAGGAAGTTCTATATCAACACTTAAGCACATATGGACAGAAAGTAAAAAAGACTTGTCTATCAGCCGACTCCTTTCACAGACTTTTCATGGCAAAGAAAATCAAACGGCCTTGGATATGCGATATGATACCCCAGAACCTTATACAGAGCAGGAGCTCTGGGATTGGCTGAGGAACTCTACGGATCTGCAGGAACCTCGTCCAAGAGCCAAGAGACGGCCTATTGTCAAGACAGGGAAGTTTAAGAAAATGTTTGGCTGGGGTGATTTTCACTCCAACATCAAAACTGTGAAGCTAAACTTATTGATAACAGGGAAAATTGTAGATCATGGCAATGGGACCTTCAGTGTTTACTTTAGGCATAATTCCACTGGTCAAGGAAATGTATCTGTAAGTTTAGTTCCCCCAACTAAAATTGTGGAGTTTGATTTGACACAACAATCAGTGATCGATGCTAAAGACTCCAAATCCTTTAATTGTCGCATTGAATATGAAAAGGTTGACAAGGCTACCAAGAACACACTTTGCAACTATGATCCTTCAAAAACATGCTACCAAGAACAGACCCAAAGTCATGTGTCTTGGTTGTGCTCCAAGCCCTTCAAAGTAATCTGCATTTACATCTCATTTTATAGTACAGATTATAAACTAGTACAAAAGGTGTGTCCTGATTACAACTATCACAGTGATACACCATACTTCCCTTCCGGTTGA